In Triticum urartu cultivar G1812 chromosome 6, Tu2.1, whole genome shotgun sequence, the following proteins share a genomic window:
- the LOC125514736 gene encoding 50S ribosomal protein L29, chloroplastic, with amino-acid sequence MATMSLAAASPLTASTPRGLAVPAPRAPFLGLRAFGASATRFAGLAAAPRPSGRGDAAVVRMAKREQELEEIRAMETESLEQEVVDLKGELFLLRLKRSARQEFKSSEFGRMRKRVARLLTVRREREIEQGINKRNSRKLDRKWKLGIVVGPPPSLREKKEED; translated from the exons ATGGCGACGATGTCCCTCGCCGCGGCCTCACCCCTCACCGCCTCCACCCCCCGCGGCCTCGCCGTGCCCGCGCCCCGCGCGCCATTCCTCGGCCTCCGCGCATTTGGCGCGTCGGCCACGCGGTTCGCGGGGCTGGCGGCGGCGCCGCGGCCGTCGGGGAGGGGCGATGCGGCGGTGGTGAGGATGGCGAAGAGGGAGCAGGAGCTGGAGGAGATTCGGGCCATGGAGACGGAGAGTCTGGAGCAGGAGGTGGTGGACCTCAAGGGGGAGCTCTTCCTGCTCCGCCTCAAGCGCTCCGCGCGCCAGGAGTTCAAGTCCAGCGAGTTCGGCCGCATGCGCAAGAGG GTTGCTCGTCTGCTGACTGTGAGAAGAGAAAGGGAAATTGAACAAGGAATCAACAAAAGAAATTCTAGGAAGCTTGACAGGAAATGGAAACTGGGTATTGTGGTTGGACCACCACCATCTCTAagggagaagaaggaggaggactAG